A genomic window from Cydia strobilella chromosome 26, ilCydStro3.1, whole genome shotgun sequence includes:
- the LOC134753337 gene encoding glucose 1-dehydrogenase 2-like, which translates to MDFKNKVVLVTGGSCGIGAEIAIQFSKQSAKVVIVGRNEEKLMKVAEQCEAHGEAHAVKADLTNDLEVERVVEETIKRFGQIDVLINNAGIVKNTKIEEGISDYDKIFNTNLRSVYLLTSLAVPYLIKTKGNIINISSGTSKKIFPTMTVYCMSKAAMDMFTKGLAVELAPSVRANSINPGPVKTDLWVHAGVEGGETLMDMYGAATLLGKCTACKEIADMALYLASDKANSITGSSFVIDNGILLK; encoded by the coding sequence atggattttaaaaacaaagtagTGCTTGTAACCGGCGGCAGCTGCGGAATCGGAGCCGAAATAGCCATACAGTTCTCCAAACAATCAGCCAAAGTGGTCATAGTTGGGAGAAACGAGGAAAAACTGATGAAAGTCGCCGAGCAATGCGAAGCTCACGGCGAAGCGCACGCAGTCAAAGCCGATCTTACCAACGACCTTGAGGTAGAACGCGTCGTAGAGGAGACGATTAAACGCTTCGGGCAGATCGACGTACTTATCAACAATGCCGGAATAGTGAAGAACACGAAAATCGAAGAAGGAATATCAGATTATGACAAGATATTTAACACAAATCTACGAAGCGTGTATCTTTTGACCAGTCTTGCGGTGCCTTATCTGATTAAAACTAAgggtaatattattaatatctcAAGCGGGACGAGCAAGAAGATATTTCCTACAATGACTGTGTATTGCATGTCCAAGGCTGCCATGGACATGTTTACTAAAGGTTTGGCCGTGGAACTGGCTCCAAGCGTAAGAGCGAACTCTATTAATCCTGGGCCTGTAAAGACTGATCTCTGGGTACATGCGGGCGTTGAAGGAGGTGAAACCTTGATGGATATGTATGGAGCCGCTACTCTTTTGGGCAAATGTACTGCGTGTAAAGAGATAGCTGACATGGCTTTATATCTGGCTAGTGATAAGGCCAATAGTATTACGGGAAGCTCTTTTGTTATTGACAACGGGATACTGTTAAAGTAA
- the LOC134753335 gene encoding DNA-directed RNA polymerase I subunit RPA49-like, producing MTELTIDSVSTKGPIYPMLINFQNGYPNEDFESKCSIIQENGTKTIATELDELVYYGKEENEDLGKTLILARDRKTGKVRLIEVGCAELIPYRKVDLNASQQETSRLELSRKFGSKKQKKQMEQREKLKVNVQTVTKQMENVTANITVDQLDLSKYNKNDSEDFYVPPIDRDATKVEDVYPVEKIMSEEEYENIYTELKQEKYEEYYHPYIKALVKGRTLSHELTVLAVYTSELLKFIQVGCMEIKKKNFRICNFSNTLNNVALKNFTEFTNASNKVRTRPTHMKDKLTCHIMVFVLILHNFKVELEPLCAAVKMSPRTQPCINKIRLIGAYMVHTEGGKMVQLKLPLAPKTSFIRRKSTKF from the coding sequence ATGACGGAATTAACAATAGATTCGGTTTCTACGAAGGGGCCGATCTATCCAATGTTAATAAACTTTCAAAACGGTTACCCGAACGAAGACTTCGAAAGTAAATGCTCAATCATACAAGAGAATGGTACTAAAACGATAGCTACTGAGCTTGATGAGCTTGTTTACTATGGTAAAGAGGAAAACGAAGATTTGGGTAAGACCCTGATACTAGCAAGAGACAGGAAAACCGGTAAAGTACGCCTTATAGAGGTGGGCTGCGCTGAGCTCATACCATATCGTAAAGTCGACTTGAATGCATCGCAACAGGAAACCAGCAGGTTAGAGCTGAGTAGGAAGTTCGGATCTAAAAAACAAAAGAAGCAAATGGAACAGCGGGAGAAATTAAAAGTGAATGTACAAACTGTTACAAAACAAATGGAAAATGTAACTGCGAATATTACTGTTGACCAACTAGACCTATCTAAGTATAATAAGAACGATTCTGAAGATTTCTACGTACCACCTATAGACAGAGACGCTACTAAAGTTGAAGATGTATATCCTGTAGAGAAAATTATGTCTGAAGAAGAATATGAGAATATTTACACAGAATTAAAGCAAGAAAAGTATGAAGAATATTACCATCCGTATATAAAGGCATTAGTTAAAGGGCGGACGTTGTCTCACGAGTTAACGGTGCTGGCAGTTTACACTAGTGAGCTGCTGAAATTTATACAGGTCGGTTGCatggaaataaaaaagaaaaactttagAATATGCAATTTTTCAAACACATTAAATAACGTTGCATTGAAAAACTTTACGGAATTTACTAATGCTTCAAATAAGGTGAGAACTAGACCGACACACATGAAAGATAAGCTCACATGTCACATAATGGTATTTGTGTTgatattacataattttaaggtTGAACTTGAGCCTTTATGCGCAGCGGTAAAGATGTCGCCTAGGACTCAGCCTTGCATCAATAAGATCCGTCTTATCGGAGCATACATGGTACATACCGAAGGGGGTAAGATGGTGCAATTGAAATTGCCCTTAGCTCCAAAAACTTCTTTCATAAGAAGgaaaagtacaaagttttaa
- the LOC134753322 gene encoding PR domain zinc finger protein 5-like, translating into MAEYVCDYCTRTFTRKYNLETHIENCHVNSTCYCEICDTRFGSPAGLQLHFSRGHNRFLQPYPECDICGRIFTRKQNVVSHMVTVHLQGIGPQIQCPTCGKTFTTERNLKRHVNQLHNPDVQYPTCDYCKRSFKGKHSLLAHIQATHNILKGIIKCHLCEKVYTNNRNLKRHIEMYHGEKGEFRCTLCPKVYTSNQSLRRHARTRHNTDQEYKGDYNMEQDTADYYNYDFKVQLQEFNCEYCEQFFEDEPTLRRHVKSDHAFKLFYEYCRNSLLKQMGKSEKESFYNCENCNSVFNSVYELKDHMRTSHDREYSLSTCNVCFSKFYSKETMFEHKKVCLPPPNVNNCNYCDKLFTDISSLEFHIRIFHPQAQIADNDVSSTNPEDTEAGFKCPHCDRMYYSDRSLKHHMKLKHTTDEVVACGLCGKICNNKYYLASHIKIVHNNDSWSKCDYCEKQFKSKRNIRRHIEYTHLGMQRYKCIECETLFKEKRSLRKHVRTKHPNSTVFPQCHICYRRFESAKSCKIHLKLLHSFNMNTYPCDRCSVSFSSNEALSIHLQTKHLAKDQIFKCEPCNLVFAGQEKFEQHKEIFHVIPNVTQKILPCCILCMKDFSTRKTLKRHIKKFHNDFDAEELATYGSKKRMFNIECEECIQNFNNDFYLDIYQKLKHLKDSIVFKCESCSSSYNCLEYSIQRHKTTNMAACKGKMILSELCTAVMSDEASNSARVESVEAESTTGDINIKEEPMEVEDIVKTEPMSP; encoded by the coding sequence atggCAGAATATGTCTGCGATTACTGCACCCGTACCTTCACCAGAAAATACAACCTTGAAACACATATAGAGAACTGCCACGTTAACTCCACATGCTACTGCGAGATCTGCGACACGAGGTTCGGAAGCCCGGCCGGCCTCCAGCTCCACTTCAGCCGAGGACACAATCGCTTCCTACAGCCTTACCCCGAATGCGACATCTGCGGACGAATCTTCACTAGAAAACAAAATGTTGTCTCACACATGGTCACCGTTCACCTCCAAGGCATCGGGCCTCAGATACAGTGCCCCACTTGTGGCAAGACATTCACAACGGAAAGGAACTTAAAGAGACATGTTAACCAGTTACATAACCCCGATGTTCAATACCCAACCTGTGACTACTGCAAAAGATCCTTTAAAGGCAAACACTCCCTCTTAGCTCACATACAGGCAACTCATAACATTTTAAAAGGAATTATCAAATGTCATCTATGTGAAAAAGTTTACACAAATAATAGAAATCTGAAGCGACATATAGAAATGTATCATGGAGAAAAAGGCGAGTTCAGATGTACGCTGTGCCCTAAAGTTTACACATCGAATCAAAGCTTGCGTCGGCACGCCAGAACCAGGCATAATACAGACCAGGAATATAAAGGGGACTATAACATGGAACAAGACACTGCAGATTATTATAACTATGACTTTAAAGTGCAGCTTCAAGAATTCAATTGCGAATATTGCGAACAATTTTTTGAAGACGAACCTACTTTACGCCGGCATGTCAAATCTGATCATGCTTTTAAACTGTTCTATGAGTACTGCAGAAATTCCTTGCTAAAACAGATGGGGAAGAGTGAGAAAGAAAGCTTTTATAATTGCGAGAATTGTAATAGTGTGTTTAACTCTGTCTATGAACTTAAAGACCACATGAGAACCAGTCATGATAGAGAATATTCGCTATCAACCTGTAATGTTTGCTTCTCAAAGTTTTACAGCAAAGAAACCATGTTTGAGCACAAAAAGGTTTGCCTGCCACCGCCTAATGTAAACAACTGCAACTATTGCGACAAATTATTTACAGATATCTCAAGTCTAGAGTTTCATATCAGGATTTTTCATCCCCAAGCCCAAATAGCTGACAATGATGTGTCTTCTACCAACCCGGAAGATACTGAGGCTGGTTTTAAATGTCCTCACTGCGATAGGATGTATTACAGTGACCGCTCTTTAAAGCACCATATGAAACTCAAACATACTACTGATGAAGTTGTAGCTTGCGGATTATGTGGAAAAATCtgtaataacaaatattatttgGCATCCCACATCAAAATTGTACACAACAATGACTCCTGGTCCAAATGTGACTATTGTGAGAAACAATTTAAATCTAAAAGGAATATTCGTCGCCACATTGAGTATACACATTTAGGCATGCAGCGCTACAAATGCATCGAATGTGAGACGCTTTTTAAAGAGAAACGGAGCCTCAGAAAGCATGTTCGGACTAAGCATCCCAATTCTACAGTATTCCCGCAGTGTCATATCTGTTACAGGCGCTTCGAATCCGCAAAATCCTGTAAGATTCATCTCAAGCTACTTCACTCCTTCAACATGAACACATACCCCTGCGATCGTTGCTCTGTATCCTTCAGTTCCAATGAAGCGTTATCAATCCATCTCCAGACGAAACACTTAGCTAAAGACCAGATCTTCAAATGCGAACCATGTAACCTAGTCTTCGCGGGACAGGAAAAATTTGAACAacacaaagaaatatttcacGTAATACCGAACGTAACGCAAAAGATTTTACCCTGCTGCATATTATGTATGAAGGATTTCAGTACACGAAAAACTTTAAAGCGGCATATTAAGAAGTTCCATAACGATTTTGATGCAGAAGAACTAGCAACATATGGCTCTAAGAAACGCATGTTCAATATAGAATGTGAGGAATGTATACAGAATTTCAACAACGATTTTTACTTAGATATATATCAGAAACTTAAGCATTTGAAAGATTCTATTGTTTTTAAGTGCGAGAGCTGTTCATCATCTTATAACTGCTTGGAATATTCTATACAGAGGCATAAGACGACTAATATGGCCGCATGTAAGGGTAAGATGATTTTAAGTGAGTTGTGTACTGCGGTGATGAGCGACGAGGCGTCTAATAGTGCTCGGGTGGAGTCGGTGGAAGCAGAGAGCACTACAGgagatataaatataaaggaAGAGCCTATGGAGGTAGAAGATATTGTAAAGACTGAACCTATGTCGCCatga